One genomic segment of Mycobacteriales bacterium includes these proteins:
- a CDS encoding GNAT family N-acetyltransferase: MSRRLASVTLDNLDDLPRRCRRCVFWELDPVARARAEETGDTEFEKEAWVSATLLEWGSCGKLVYVDGVPAGYVMFAPPAYVPRSVAFPTSPVSADAVLLMTGHVLPEFTGMGLGRMLVQGVAKDLIRRGVKAVEAFGDKSWEAPNCVLPADYLLSVGFKTVRPHPRYPRLRLELKTAVSWREDVEVALERLLQSMTPEGALRPV, encoded by the coding sequence GTGTCCCGCCGCCTCGCGAGCGTCACGCTCGACAACCTCGACGACCTGCCGAGGCGGTGCCGCCGCTGCGTGTTCTGGGAGCTGGACCCGGTCGCGCGGGCGCGGGCGGAGGAGACGGGCGACACGGAGTTCGAGAAGGAGGCGTGGGTCAGCGCCACGCTGCTCGAGTGGGGCTCCTGCGGCAAGCTCGTCTACGTCGACGGCGTCCCAGCGGGCTACGTCATGTTCGCGCCGCCGGCGTACGTGCCCCGCTCGGTGGCGTTCCCGACCAGCCCGGTGAGCGCCGACGCGGTGCTGCTGATGACCGGGCACGTGCTGCCGGAGTTCACCGGCATGGGCCTGGGCCGGATGCTGGTGCAGGGCGTCGCGAAGGACCTGATCCGCCGCGGCGTGAAGGCGGTGGAGGCGTTCGGCGACAAGAGCTGGGAGGCGCCGAACTGCGTGCTGCCCGCCGACTACCTGCTCAGCGTCGGGTTCAAGACCGTCCGCCCGCACCCCCGCTACCCGCGGCTGCGGCTGGAGCTGAAGACCGCCGTGTCCTGGCGGGAGGACGTCGAGGTTGCGCTGGAACGCCTGCTCCAGTCGATGACCCCGGAAGGTGCGCTCAGGCCCGTGTGA
- a CDS encoding N-acetylmuramoyl-L-alanine amidase: MQLIRRGDRGPAVAEVRSMLHALGLLADVAGDAYGEAEFDAATERAVRAFQQGRGLAADGIVGAETYRTLEEARWSLGDRTLYRQVGHPFVGDDVVALQAWLLDRGFDAGRRDGIFGARTEAALVEFQRNVGLKPDGIFGPQTQRAIDRLRRAVGGGRADHMREHEALFRSGPALAGKTVIVDPGHGGADRGWTSGALVEADLAYDIAARLEGRLAAAGAIPFLTRSADGDVSVADRAEFANSAEADLYLSIHVDGSPSARCQGVATYYFGNARSGASAVGERLADLVQREVVARTDLLDCRTHPQSWELLRLTRMPAVQVDAGYLTNAHDAARLGEPEFRDTIAEALLAGVQRLYLPAAQDPGTGQLRLADLTRA, translated from the coding sequence CGTGGCGGGGGACGCGTACGGGGAGGCGGAGTTCGACGCGGCGACCGAACGCGCCGTCCGCGCGTTCCAGCAGGGCCGCGGCCTGGCGGCGGACGGGATCGTCGGCGCAGAGACGTACCGGACGCTGGAGGAGGCGCGCTGGTCGCTCGGCGACCGGACGCTGTACCGGCAGGTGGGGCACCCGTTCGTGGGTGACGACGTGGTGGCGTTGCAGGCGTGGCTGCTCGACCGCGGCTTCGACGCCGGGCGCCGCGACGGGATCTTCGGGGCGCGGACCGAGGCGGCGCTGGTGGAGTTCCAGCGCAACGTCGGGCTCAAGCCGGACGGCATCTTCGGCCCGCAGACGCAGCGGGCGATCGACCGGCTGCGCCGTGCCGTCGGCGGCGGGCGGGCGGACCACATGCGCGAGCACGAGGCGTTGTTCCGGTCCGGCCCGGCGCTCGCCGGCAAGACGGTCATCGTCGACCCCGGCCACGGCGGCGCCGACCGCGGCTGGACCTCGGGCGCGCTGGTCGAAGCCGACCTGGCGTACGACATCGCCGCGCGCCTCGAGGGGCGGCTCGCGGCGGCGGGCGCGATCCCGTTCCTCACCCGCTCCGCCGACGGCGACGTGTCGGTGGCGGACCGGGCCGAGTTCGCGAACTCCGCCGAGGCGGACCTGTACCTGTCGATCCACGTCGACGGCTCGCCGTCGGCGCGCTGCCAGGGCGTGGCGACGTACTACTTCGGCAACGCCCGCAGCGGCGCGTCGGCCGTCGGCGAACGCCTCGCCGACCTGGTGCAGCGCGAGGTGGTCGCGCGGACCGACCTGCTGGACTGCCGGACGCACCCGCAGTCCTGGGAGCTGCTGCGGCTGACCCGGATGCCGGCGGTGCAGGTCGACGCCGGGTACCTCACCAACGCGCACGACGCGGCGCGGCTGGGCGAGCCGGAGTTCCGCGACACGATCGCGGAGGCGTTGCTGGCGGGGGTGCAGCGGCTCTACCTGCCGGCGGCGCAGGACCCGGGCACAGGCCAGCTCCGGCTGGCCGACCTCACACGGGCCTGA